TTGATTTTGCACAGTGTACAACACCAACAGATATTGTCTCTGTGATTGCAACTCAACCTTTGACTGGCAACGAAGACTGGCAAAAGATTGAGCCAGGTAACTTTGTGTTATTCCACCTTGGTCAGCGCATACTGTGATTTCATCCCCAACAGTTTTGTTGGGGTATCCGGTAAGCCCATGACCGCATATTTTCCTGAGTTTACCGAAACGTGTGCAAGCCTTCCTGTTTGGTTGAAATATTCATAGGCGGGCTGAAGCTGCTTCCAAAACGTATAATGGCTTGAATTTTGGTAGCGCAGCATATTTTCTTTCGTCATTTTAAACGGATAGATATTTACGCTAATCGTTGATTGGCCGTTTAGCAATGCGGTTTCTACGGTTTGATAAATCTCGCCCATGTATTTATCAGTCATTGCATAACAACCAACTGACACACAACTGCCGTGGATCATCAGGTAACTTCCGCTATACCCTTGGGCTTTATCGAATTCATTAGGAAAACCAATATTGATAGATCGGTAATACCGACTATTAGGGTTGAGTTGCTCAGCCGTAATTTGATAGAAACCTTCAGGACTTTTAAGATCACCCTCTATTTTCTTTGGCCCTAACCCACCAGAAAACTTACAAATTGGATAGGTTTTCGACAAGGCATATTTGCCTGATGGTGTTTTTTGGTAGAGTTCAAGTACACCTTCTTGTTTAAATATTTGTATAAATATCGATGAGTCAAGATTCGCTCGTGATTGATTCTTTAACAAAAATGAAGCGTTATCTGCCTGAGTAACCGATGTATACATGAGTACAAATGGGGATACGACACAAATTAATTTACTTGTTTTCATGCTTAAGCCAAATATTGAAGGTGATATTGATTAAAAATAACACATGTTTTACACATTTTAGACGAGCTGTTTAAAAATTAATATAGGTTGTTAATAGTTTTTAAATGAATCTTTATTGTTTAAATAATAATCAGCCATCGATAAATGTGAGTCTATAGTTCGGTAATATCGAATTGTTAATGGAAAAAATTAAATAATAATGCAATTTGCTTGAACTATGTCACTTCTCTAGACGGACAGCGTGAACTGAAACTGATAAAATTACGACTGGCAGAAGACAAGAATTTAGTAACAATTTTGTGAGAATACTCGCTCAAGTCACGAAAGTGACTTGAGTAGTTTTTATGACTGAGTCGCTATCATTCATTGCTGAATCGTTAGCTTAGGGTTTAACTGATAAACTTGTGCAGATCTTATGATTAAAATTAAAAAAGGCCTCAACCTTCCCATCGCAGGTGAGCCAGCCCAAGTGATAGAAGACGGCCCGAAAATTCAACACGTAGCACTGCTAGGTGAGGAATATGTCGGAATGCGTCCTTCGATGCTGGTTAAAGAAGGTGAGAGTGTAATAAAAGGACAGGTTCTCTTTGAAGACAAAAAGAACCCAGGGGTCGTATTTACGAGTCCTGCCTGCGGAAAAATTGTTGCTATTCATCGTGGTGAGCGTCGTGTATTGCAATCTGTTGTTATTGAAATCGAAGGTGATGAGCAAGTCACTTTTGCTGCATATTCGCGTGATGAACTTCCCGTATTAACTCGTGAACAAGTCGAAGATAACCTAATCAAATCAGGTATGTGGACTTCTTTAAGAACGCGTCCATTTAGCCGTTCTCCACAACCAGGTTCTTCACCTATTGCTATCTTTGTGACTGCAATGGACACCAGTCCACTTGCTGCAGATCCTATTGGAATCATTCGCGAAAATGAGCAAGCATTTAATGATGGCTTATTGGTTCTTAGCCGCTTAACGGAAGGTAAAATCCATGTATGCCATGGAGAGGGAGATTTACCGAAGGTTAACAGCCAAGCCCAAATTACCTATACCCAATTTAGCGGGCCACACCCTGCGGGGTTAGCTGGTACTCACATTCATTTTTTGGAGCCTGTGAGCATCAAGAAAAAAGTGTGGAGTCTGAATTACCAAGATGTTATCGCTATTGGAAATCTATTTGTTACGGGTCACTTATACACTGATCGTGTTGTTTCCCTTGCTGGCCCACAAGTTGAAAAACCGCGCTTACTGCGCACCCGCCTTGGGGCTGATTTATATGAATTGACCCAAGGGCAACTCAAAGCAGGTGAAAACCGTATTATTTCGGGGTCTGTGCTTTGGGGGGTTACCTGTGATGAAGCCCATCACTATCTTGGTCGTTTTCATAACCAAGTTTCTGTTCTCGCAGAAGGTCGTGAAAAGGAATTATTTGGATGGATTATGCCAGGGGTAAATAAATTCACCATTACCCGCACAACAATTGGGCATTTCCTAAAAAATAAACGCTTTAACTTTACGACAACGATGAACGGTGGTGAGCGTTCAATGGTACCAATTGGTAACTATGAACGAGTTATGCCGCTGGACATCATGGTCACGCATTTATTGCGCGATCTCCTTGCGGGGGATACCGATACATCACAAGAGCTAGGCTGTTTAGAGCTGGATGAAGAAGATTTAGGGTTATGTACCTACGTCTGCCCAGCGAAGTATGAATACGGTCCTGTGCTGCGTGATGTGCTGTCCAAGATAGAGCTAGAAGGGTAATTCCATGGGTCTGAAACATTTATTTGAAAAATATGAGCACCATTTTGAGCCCGGTGGAAAGTTAGCGAAATATTATGCGCTGTATGAAGCCGTTTCGACTGTTTTCTACACGCCGGGTACAGTGACTAAAGGTCGCTCTCACGTTCGAGATACTATCGATCTTAAACGTATGATGATCTTGGTGTGGCTCGCCGTTTTCCCAGCGATGTTCTGGGGTATGTATAATGTAGGAAATCAAGCGATCCCAGCATTGCATCAGCTTTATAGTGGTGCTGAATTACAGCAAATTATTGCAGGTGATTGGCATTACAGCTTAGCGCAGTTCTTAGGCGCATCATTGTCAATGGATGCCGGGTGGGGAAGTAAAATGCTGCTTGGTGCAGTGTATTTTCTTCCTATTTATGCCGTTGTTTTCTTGGTCGGTGGGTTCTGGGAAGTGTTGTTTGCCATGATCCGCGGTCATGAAATCAACGAAGGCTTCTTTATCACCTCCATCTTGTTTGCATTGATTGTTCCTCCAACGATTCCACTATGGCAGGCCGCACTTGGGATTACCTTTGGTGTGGTTGTCGCGAAAGAAATTTTTGGTGGAACAGGGCGCAACTTCTTAAACCCAGCATTAGCCGGTCGTGCATTTTTATTCTTTGCTTACCCAGCACAGATTTCGGGTGACCTAGTCTGGACTGCTGCGGATGGTTTCTCTGGTGCAACGCCTTTGTCCCAGTGGGCAACGGGTGGCGAGCACGCACTGATGAATACCGTTAGCGGCGAGCCTATTACATGGATGCAAGCATTTTTAGGTAACATGCCTGGCTCTATCGGTGAAGTATCGACATTGATGCTGTTTATCGGTGGTGCGCTGATTATGTTCTTCCGCATTGCATCGTGGCGTATTGTGGCTGGCGTGATGCTGGGCATGATCGCAATGTCTTATATGTTTAATCTTATCGGTTCAGATACTAACCCGCTGTTTGCAATGCCATGGTGGTGGCATATGGTGTTGGGTGGTTTTGCGTTCGGTATGATTTTTATGGCGACAGACCCTGTTTCAGCCTCGTTTACGGATAAAGGTAAATGGGCTTACGGTATTCTGATCGGCGTAATGTGTGTTCTTATCAGAGTGGTTAACCCAGCTTATCCAGAAGGGATGATGCTGGCTATCCTGTTCGCCAACCTGTTTGCTCCTCTGTTTGACTATCTGGTCGTTCAGGCAAATATTAAGCGGAGAAAAGCTCGTGGCTAATGAAAAACCAATCAATAACGATGGCGTCGGCAGAACATTTCTTGTTGTGTTTATTCTGTGCCTCGTGTGTTCAATCATTGTCGCTGGGGCTGCGGTTGGTTTAAAACCACAGCAACAGGAACAAATTCAATTAGATACTCAGCGTAATATTTTGAGTGTTGCGGGGCTTTCTACGCCTAAAATGAGCGCAGATGAAGTTCAAAAAGTTTATGCAGAACGTATCGAGCCAAAACTTTTAAATTTCAAAACTAATGAGTTATCAGATAGTACTGGGCGTTTTGTACTAAATGATGAACTACGCAGTGATGAAACCAGTATTGCGCTTTCACCACAAGAAGATATTGCGAAAATTCGCCGTCGTGCGAATAGCGCTGAAATCTACTTGGTAAAAGACGATACAGGTAAAGTTTCACAAATCATTTTACCAGTTTATGGTTCAGGGTTGTGGTCAGTGATGTACGCCTTTATCGCTGTTGATGTTGACGGTGTGACATCTCGTGGTATCACTTACTACGCACATGGTGAAACCCCAGGACTGGGTGGTGAAGTGGATAACCCGCAGTGGAAAGCGCAATGGCCGGGCAAAAAACTGTTTAATGAACAAGGTATCCCTGCAATTAAAATTGTGCGTAGTGGTGCAACCGATAGCCCTTATGGCATCGATGGCCTTTCGGGTGCGACTCTGACATCAAACGGTATTCAGCATATGTTTGATTTCTGGTTAGGTGACAACGGCTTTGGTCCGTTCCTGAAAAAAGTACGTGAAGGAGCGCTGAATAATGGCTGATTCAAAAGAAGTAAAACGCGTCCTACTCGGGCCGCTATTCGATAACAACCCAATTGCCTTACAGGTTTTGGGTGTGTGTTCTGCATTAGCCGTCACGACTAAGTTAGAAACAGCGTTGGTGATGACAATTGCCGTAACACTGGTTACTGCATTTTCTAACTTTTTTATCTCACTGATTCGAAACTATATTCCAAGCAGTGTACGTATCATCGTACAAATGGCCATCATTGCTTCATTGGTTATTGTCGTGGACCAAATTCTGCGAGCTTATGCCTATGAGATATCAAAACAGCTTTCTGTCTTTGTTGGCTTAATTATTACTAACTGTATCGTGATGGGGCGTGCAGAAGCTTATGCTATGAAAGCGCCACCTATTGAAAGCTTTATGGATGGTATTGGTAATGGCCTTGGCTACGGTGTGATCCTTGTTTTAGTCGGTTTCCTGCGTGAGCTATTTGGTTCGGGTAAATTATTTGGTATTACCGTGTTTGAATCACTGCAAAATGGTGGTTGGTACATGCCGAATGGCTTGTTCCTCTTGGCGCCAAGTGCATTCTTTATCATTGGTATGTTGATTTGGGGACTTCGCGTTCTAAAACCAGCTCAGGTAGAGAAGGATTAATCAAATGGAACATTATATTAGCCTGTTTGTTAAAGCCATCTTTATTGAAAACATGGCATTAGCCTTCTTCTTAGGGATGTGTACTTTCCTTGCGGTATCGAAAAATGTCAAAACGGCATTTGGTTTAGGGATTGCGGTCACGGTTGTTCTCGGGATTTCTGTTCCAGCCAATAACTTGGTGTACAACCTAGTGCTGCGTGATGGGGCGATAGCCGAAGGGGTGGACTTATCTTTCCTGAATTTTATTACCTTTATTGGTGTGATAGCGGCGTTGGTTCAGATCCTCGAAATGATTTTGGATCGTTATTTTCCATCTCTGTATAACGCGTTAGGTATCTTCTTGCCATTGATTACTGTTAACTGTGCAATTTTTGGTGGCGTATCTTTCATGGCTCAGCGTGATTATAACTTTAGCGAATCCGTCGTTTATGGCTTCGGTTCAGGGATCGGCTGGATGCTTGCTATCGTATTGATGGCAGCTATCCGTGAGAAGATGAAATACTCAGATATCCCCGCAGGTCTAAAAGGGTTAGGTATCACCTTTGTGACAACAGGCTTGATGGCATTGGGCTTTATGTCCTTCTCCGGTGTGCAGCTATAAAGGCGAGAAGAATTCATGGAAATTATTATTCTAGGTGTAGTGATGTTTACCCTGATTGTCTTGGTGCTGACAGGTTTAATCCTGTTTGCCAAATCCAAGTTGGTCAATACAGGGAACATCAAAGTTGAAGTTAATGGCGACCCAGATAAAAGCTTTGAAGCCCCTGCGGGCGACAAATTATTAGGCATGTTATCTAGCCAAGGTATTTTTGTCTCATCGGCTTGCGGTGGTGGTGGATCATGTGGGCAGTGCCGTGTGAAAATCAAAGACGGTGGTGGGGATATTTTACCGACCGAGTTGTCGCACATTAATAAACGCGAAGCCAAAGAAGGCTGCCGCTTAGCCTGCCAAGTGAATGTGAAGCAAGACCTTAAAATTGAGCTTCCAGAAGAAATTTTTGGTGTGAAAAAATGGGAGTGCGAAGTTATCTCTAACGATAATAAAGCCACTTTCATTAAAGAGTTAAAACTGAAAATTCCAGCAGGGGAAGTCGTTCCTTTCCGTGCGGGTGGTTATATTCAGATTGAGTGCCCAGAACATGTTGTAAAATATGAAGATTTCGATGTTCCTGAAGAATATCGTGAAGACTGGGATAAGTTTAATTTGTTCCGTTATGTTTCTGAAGTTAAAGAGCCAACGGTGCGTGCATATTCAATGGCTAACTACCCTGAAGAGCACGGTATTATTATGTTGAACGTGCGTATTGCAACACCTCCGCCGCGCAATCCAGACGTTCCACCGGGAATTATGTCTTCTTATATTTGGTCATTAAAGCCAGGTGATAAGGTGACAATTTCAGGTCCGTTCGGAGAGTTTTTTGCGAAAGAAACAGAAGCTGAAATGGTATTTATTGGTGGTGGTGCAGGGATGGCGCCGATGCGTTCGCACATTTTCGACCAATTACGCCGTTTAGACTCAAAACGCAAAATCAGTTTCTGGTATGGTGCGCGTTCTGTTCGTGAAATGTTCTACACAGAAGATTTTGACGAGCTTGCGGCAGAACATGAAAACTTCACATGGAATGTGGCGCTTTCAGACCCATTACCAGAAGATAACTGGAATGGTTACACAGGCTTTATTCATAATGTTCTGTATGAAAATTACTTGAAAGACCACCCGGCGCCTGAAGATTGTGAGTTCTATATGTGTGGGCCACCAATGATGAACGCTGCAGTGATCAAAATGCTGAAAGACCTTGGTGTTGAAGACGAAAATATCTTACTGGATGATTTCGGTGGTTAAGTAATTTTATTGGATTTATCGTACTTACCAAGTAAAGTACTGACAGTAATTGAATAAAGAGGGAAATACTTCCCTCTTTATCATTTATATTAATACTGTTAGTTGCTAATTATTTAATTGGTTATTAATGGCTTAAGAGATATTTTGACTTGAACATTCTCTGCATGGGTGACGATGTAAAGTGTGTTAATAGTCTGAGCGAACCGACAATACGCGCTCATGATTGACGCGGAGAAAATAATGCTGAACAAAAGAATTTATACCTCAATCTTACTGTTTGTTGCCGCGCTGTTTCTGACAGCATGTGGTGGCCCAGAACAACAAAACCTTCAGGGGCAGACGATGGGGACGTATTACTCTGTTAAATATGTCACTGATGCTTCAGAACAAAAACCTGAAGCCATTCAAGCCGAAATTGATAAGCGTTTGGAGGAAGTTAATGACCAAATGTCAACTTACCGCCCTGATTCTGAATTAAGTCGTTTTAACCAATTTAAAGAAGTGAATACGCCTTTCCCTGTATCAGCAGCGACAGCAAAAGTAGTCAAAAAAGCGATTGAAATTAATAAACTAACAGATGGCTCTTTAGATGTAACCGTTGGGCTATTAGTTAATTTATGGGGTTTTGGCCCAGAAGGTCGCGTGACGAAAGCCCCTTCAGATGAAGAACTTGCTAAACGCCGTGCATGGGTAGGGATTGAAAAGCTTTCAGTACAAGATAACAACCTGATTAAAACCATTCCAGAGCTATATGTTGACTTGTCTTCTATTGCTAAAGGTTATGGTGTTGATGTTGTTGCTGAATATTTAGAGTCACAAGGTATCAATGACTATATGGTTGATATCGGTGGTGAAGTACGTACAAAAGGCAAAAATGGTAAAGAAGCGCCATGGCGCATTGCTATTGAGAAACCATCAACGGATGGTGTGAGCCAAACCGCACAAGAAATTATTGAGCCAGGTGACCGTTCAATTGCAACATCTGGCGATTATCGTAATTATTTTGAGCAAGATGGCGTGCGTTTTTCACATACTATAGACCCAAAAACAGGTCGCCCAATTACTCATAATCTGGTCTCTATCACGGTACTCGCAGAAAATTGTATGAGTGCGGATGGCTTATCCACAGGGTTAAATGTATTAGGGCCAGAAGCGGGTTTTGCCCTTGCTGAAAAAATGAATGTGCCTGTTTTTATGATAGTTAAGACAGATAAAGGTTTTGAAGAGCGTTATACTAAGGCATTCGAACCATTTTTAACAAAGAAACAGTAAGTTGAGGAGGCTAAAAGTATGCTAAATATTTTTATTGCAACTTTTGCACTGTTTTTGCTGGCTTTCTTAGGCATGTCACTGGGGTACATTATTAAGCGTAAAAGCATCCAAGGCAGTTGCGGCGGTTTAAGTAGCATCGGTGTCGAAAAAGTATGTGATTGCCCTGAACCTTGTGATGCACGTAAAAAGCGCATGGCACGCGATGAAGCTCGGCAAAAGTTGTTAAGTAAAAACCGAATTCTATAGTGGGATATATTGTTGATATATAAAGCCCTTAATAGCCGATAGGGGCTTTGTATTCACTGTATGTATTATTTATTTTTTCTTTGAAAATTATAGTTTTTATAGTTAAAAACACTAATTTTTTTGTTACGCATTAATTTCTATAATTTTTTCAGTGCTGCTGAGCATGAGCTTGAACTAGAAAATGCCGCATATACTCGTTTTGATTCACCATTAACACCGAGAATAATCTTATAGTCATCCTCCTTCGTTGTACTGCAATCAATAAAACTTGCGCTGCGCCAATATTCTCCTGATGCAGTCAAAAATTGAACATACCAGTTTTCATCTTTTTCTCCTTCAATTGCATAAAATGTTGCAATATCAATTTTTTCTTCTTTATCTTTTATATCATGAATTATGTGAAATTCTAGGTTACGAAATAGCATGACTTCGATTAAATCCTCACCAAAATGGTTTTCAAATGTAACTTTTATTTCAATCATATTTCCCTCTCTTCATTTAATAATAATGTGCAAATCGCACCCTATAGCGATAATTACTATAAATGTTGAGTTCAGAACCTTAATGCTTAAGAATTGGCAGAAGTTATAAAAAAAAATTAACCAACCTATTTAAACGGGTTGGTTAATAAAATTGAGAATAGGTAGTTTACTTTCCTTTGATTGGAAGAAATGCCTTCGGTGAATCCACCATTACTGCATCAGCACCTATCTCTTTCGCCAACTGGTAATCGCTTTGGTTATTTACACCAAAAACAATGATATAAGCGTCACCATCACGTTTAAAACAATCTATCGCTGATTTATCCCATGAAAGCGTTGCAGGGGAACGCGCCTCACCTAACGTATATTTTTCAACGACTTCAACCTTGCGGTGCAACTCAAAACCATACCAACGAGAAGCTGGCTTATTCGCATTATTGGTTGGTTTTGAGTCTGGAACTGAGCATTGATGGCTCATGACACTATTTGCCAAAATAGTACGGGTTTCATCACGGCTTTCAAACGTCTGAATTTTAGGGGATAGATGATTTAGCGCGGTTAAGAAATCGGTATTGGTAGAATAAAAGCGTACTTGATTGAACGTTTTTGTTTTTTCCAGTAATGCTAAAGCGGCTTTGGCTTGAGTATCTGGGTTGGCATCAGGGGATTTTAAGTCAATATAAAAGATGGTGTCTGGATACTTTTTTAATACAGTTTCTAGTGTGCTAATTGTGGTGGTTGTAGCGGGTAATTGTTGATTATTTTTTTGAGTAAATTGGTATGCAGCATTGATATGGCTAAGCTGCTCTGCGGAATAGGCAGAAACAGGGCCTTTTTTATCTGTCAGAGAATCAAGGTCACTTGGGCGATATAACACTAATTGATTGTCTTGGCTGAGCTGTACGGTTAACCAAATGGCATCCGCTTTATTTTTCTTTGCAAGATCAATTGCATAAACCGTATTTTCAGGTGCATCTGCTGTCCCTGCGCGGTGTGCAACAATTTGAGGTGAAGCCATTTGAGTGGTGAATGCAAATGAGTTTTGAGTGATCAGAAATAGCAACCCAATGATCGCTAACGGGTTAAATTTTAATGCAGATATCATAGCCATATGTATTATCCATAAAATAATTTTTTACGAGTTGTGAGGGAAATAAGCCCGTCTGTTGTATTACTTTTTTATTAAGCTGTAACCCATTAGGACTCTTTTTAAGACTAACTTTATTTATTTTTACCCATAAAGTGTGGCAGTTAAATATGACAATAAAATGAATTGGTTTTTATTAACAGAGAGTTAGAAGGAATTAACATGAGCTTGATATCGTACTTCCTCTTAATTGCATGGTTAATAAAAATACTGTATATTTAATCAGTTGATTGGTTTTTTTATGAGTGAACCCGTGCGTAAAATTATTCATATTGATATGGACTGCTTTTATGCGGCGATAGAAATGCGTGATGACCCAAGCCTACGCAATGTCCCTATTGCGGTTGGTGGAAGTGCGGATCGTCGGGGTGTTATCAGTACAGCCAACTATGAAGCGCGCCGCTACGGCGTACACAGCGCAATGTCGACGGCTATTGCTCTGAGGCTTTGCCCGCATTTAAAAGTCGTCCCGGGGCGTATGGCACTGTATAAAGAAACCTCTATTCATATCCGCAAGATTTTTGCGCGCTATACCGATTTAATTGAACCTCTTTCCCTTGATGAAGCGTATTTAGATGTGACGGATTGTACGCAGTTGCACGGTTCTGCAACTTTGATTGCAGAAGCTATTCGTCAGCAAATTTTTGATGAATTGCAGCTAACTGCATCCGCGGGGATCGCACCTATCAAGTTTTTAGCGAAAATCGCTTCGGATATGAATAAACCCAATGGTCAGTTTGTGATCACGCCACAAAATATGGAGCAATTCGTTCTCTCATTACCACTAAAAAAGATCCCTGGAGTCGGCAAAGTGACGGCTCAAAAATTGGCGGATATGGGGTTGAATACCTGTGCCGATGTGCAGCAATTTGATGTGGTTACGTTAATCAAAAGCATGGGGAAATTTGGTCAAGCGCTTTGGGAACGTTGCCATGCCATTGATGAGCGCCCTGTAAACCCAGATAGGCTGAGAAAGTCCGTGGGGGTTGAACGGACATTAGCTGAAGATATTCATCAATGGAATGATTGTCTTTTGTTGTTAGATAAGTTGTATGAAGAATTGCAGTTACGTTTAGCAAAAGTAAAACCCGATTTGCGCATCGCCCGCCAAGGGGTGAAATTCAAGTTTGATGACTTTCAGCAAACAACGCAAGAGCATGTGTATCCCATTTTAAATAAACAAGATTTAGTACAACTCGCACAGCAGGTTTGGGAAAATCGCCGGTTAAAGCGAGGGGTGAGGTTGGTGGGGTTACATGTCATGCTGCAAAGCCCACAATTAGAGCGGCAGTTATTGCTTGAACTTTAAAAAATGCTCATCACAAGGATGAGCATTCTATTCAATTTCAGTGGATTAACCTTTAACTGGAATCGCTTTTAACACCGCAGTTAACAGTTTCCAATATTCGCCAACACTGGCGATATGAACACGTTCGTCTGGTGAGTGAGCACCACGGATGGTTGGTCCAATAGAGACCATGTCCATATCTGGATATGGCTTTTTGAACAAACCGCACTCAAGACCTGCGTGGATCACCATCACATTAGGGATTTTACCAAATAACTTATTATAGGTTTCGCTCACCAAGTGCATTACCGCAGAGTCTGCATCTGGCTGCCAACCTGGGTAGCTACCTTCCGCACGGTATTGTGCTTTCGCTAATTTACTGATTGAAGTCAGCATATTAACGACATAGTTTTTACCGCTATCGATAAGTGAACGAACGAGGAAGATGACCTCTGCTTTGTCTTCGGTCATACGTACCACACCTTCATTTAGTGAGGTTTCCACGACGCCTTTCGCGATATCACTCATGCGGATAACGCCATTTGGCGCAGCATTTAAGAAGAAAACAAAGCGTTGTTGGCAGTCATCTGATAGTGCTTTTAAGTCGCTTTGTGTTTCATCTAACAACAGCACTAAGTTAGGTTCAACAGCGGCTAACTCATTTTTCAGAATGTTTTCGTAGCGTGTTCTTAATGCAGTCAGATCAGCAACTTTACCCGCTGGAACAGAAATAATGGCGTGTGCTTCACGTGGAATCGCATTACGTACGGTACCGCCTTTAAACTCTAATAGTTTTAGGCTGAGATCTTCTGCGTGGCCAGCAAGGAAGCGCGCTAACAGTTTGTTTGCATTACCTAAACCTAAATGAACATCACCACCTGAGTGGCCACCTTTTAAACCTTTTAAGGTCAAGGTAAAGGTTTGATAACCTTCTGGTAATGCTTCGCGAGTTAGGTCAAAAGTGGTTGTGAAATCAACACCACCGGCGCAACCCATGTAGATTTCACCTTCTTCTTCGGAGTCTGTGTTGATTAAGATATCCGCTTGTAACCAGCCCGCTTTTAAGCCAAATGCACCTTCCATTCCCGCTTCTTCTGTCATGGTTAACAGGACTTCCATTGGGCCGTGCTCAACGCTGTCATCAGCTAAAACTGCCAGTGCAGAAGCTAAACCAATACCGTTATCTGCACCTAATGTGGTTCCTTCAGCAGTCACCCATTCGCCATTCACATACGGGCGGATTGGGTCAACTTTAAAGTCATGCACAGTATCGTTATTTTTTTGCGGAACCATGTCTAAGTGCGCTTGCAGCACCACAGCCTTACGGTTTTCGTAGCCCGCAGTTGCAGGTTTACGGATCAAAATGTTGCCAACTTCATCACGCTCAACGTGGAAGCCTTTTTGTTTTGACCAATCAACGATATGTGCCGCTAAAGCTTCTTCATGATATGAAGGATGTGGAATGGAGCAGATGGTAGCGAAGATGTCCCACAGTGGTTGGGGGGATAGTTTGGCTAATTCAGACACGTGTATCTCCTATGATTTTCCCGTTATATTTCAAGCTATAGCGTTGTTGGCTGCACTCACAAACCTGCGTCACATACTGATGTATGCTCCTTGGATTTGCTCATTTGCCGCCTAGCTATAACTTGAACTATTTAGGGAAAATATCCGTAGTATTTCAAGCTATAGCGTTGTTGGCTGCACTCACAAACCTGCGTCACATACTGATGTATGCTCCTTGGATTTGCTCATTTGCCGCCTAGCTATAACTTGAACTATTTAGGGAAAATATCCGTAGTATTTCAAGCTATAGCGTTGTTGGCTGCACTCACAAACCTGCGTCACATACTGATGTATGCTCCTTGGATTTGCTCATTTGCCGCCTAGCTATAACTTGAACTATTTAGGGAAAATATCCGTAGTATTTCAAGCTATAGCGTTGTTGGCTGCACTCACAAACCTGCGTCACATACTGATGTATGCTCCTGGGACTTGCTCATTTGCTTTAGGGAAAATCCCTGAATCATCTAGACAGCGGCCGATTGACAGTCAACGCGAATTTCAGCTTCGATTTTTTAAAGGGACATTGCT
The window above is part of the Providencia sp. R33 genome. Proteins encoded here:
- a CDS encoding L,D-transpeptidase family protein, which encodes MKTSKLICVVSPFVLMYTSVTQADNASFLLKNQSRANLDSSIFIQIFKQEGVLELYQKTPSGKYALSKTYPICKFSGGLGPKKIEGDLKSPEGFYQITAEQLNPNSRYYRSINIGFPNEFDKAQGYSGSYLMIHGSCVSVGCYAMTDKYMGEIYQTVETALLNGQSTISVNIYPFKMTKENMLRYQNSSHYTFWKQLQPAYEYFNQTGRLAHVSVNSGKYAVMGLPDTPTKLLGMKSQYALTKVE
- a CDS encoding Na(+)-translocating NADH-quinone reductase subunit A, which codes for MIKIKKGLNLPIAGEPAQVIEDGPKIQHVALLGEEYVGMRPSMLVKEGESVIKGQVLFEDKKNPGVVFTSPACGKIVAIHRGERRVLQSVVIEIEGDEQVTFAAYSRDELPVLTREQVEDNLIKSGMWTSLRTRPFSRSPQPGSSPIAIFVTAMDTSPLAADPIGIIRENEQAFNDGLLVLSRLTEGKIHVCHGEGDLPKVNSQAQITYTQFSGPHPAGLAGTHIHFLEPVSIKKKVWSLNYQDVIAIGNLFVTGHLYTDRVVSLAGPQVEKPRLLRTRLGADLYELTQGQLKAGENRIISGSVLWGVTCDEAHHYLGRFHNQVSVLAEGREKELFGWIMPGVNKFTITRTTIGHFLKNKRFNFTTTMNGGERSMVPIGNYERVMPLDIMVTHLLRDLLAGDTDTSQELGCLELDEEDLGLCTYVCPAKYEYGPVLRDVLSKIELEG
- a CDS encoding NADH:ubiquinone reductase (Na(+)-transporting) subunit B — its product is MGLKHLFEKYEHHFEPGGKLAKYYALYEAVSTVFYTPGTVTKGRSHVRDTIDLKRMMILVWLAVFPAMFWGMYNVGNQAIPALHQLYSGAELQQIIAGDWHYSLAQFLGASLSMDAGWGSKMLLGAVYFLPIYAVVFLVGGFWEVLFAMIRGHEINEGFFITSILFALIVPPTIPLWQAALGITFGVVVAKEIFGGTGRNFLNPALAGRAFLFFAYPAQISGDLVWTAADGFSGATPLSQWATGGEHALMNTVSGEPITWMQAFLGNMPGSIGEVSTLMLFIGGALIMFFRIASWRIVAGVMLGMIAMSYMFNLIGSDTNPLFAMPWWWHMVLGGFAFGMIFMATDPVSASFTDKGKWAYGILIGVMCVLIRVVNPAYPEGMMLAILFANLFAPLFDYLVVQANIKRRKARG
- a CDS encoding Na(+)-translocating NADH-quinone reductase subunit C, encoding MANEKPINNDGVGRTFLVVFILCLVCSIIVAGAAVGLKPQQQEQIQLDTQRNILSVAGLSTPKMSADEVQKVYAERIEPKLLNFKTNELSDSTGRFVLNDELRSDETSIALSPQEDIAKIRRRANSAEIYLVKDDTGKVSQIILPVYGSGLWSVMYAFIAVDVDGVTSRGITYYAHGETPGLGGEVDNPQWKAQWPGKKLFNEQGIPAIKIVRSGATDSPYGIDGLSGATLTSNGIQHMFDFWLGDNGFGPFLKKVREGALNNG
- a CDS encoding NADH:ubiquinone reductase (Na(+)-transporting) subunit D, which encodes MADSKEVKRVLLGPLFDNNPIALQVLGVCSALAVTTKLETALVMTIAVTLVTAFSNFFISLIRNYIPSSVRIIVQMAIIASLVIVVDQILRAYAYEISKQLSVFVGLIITNCIVMGRAEAYAMKAPPIESFMDGIGNGLGYGVILVLVGFLRELFGSGKLFGITVFESLQNGGWYMPNGLFLLAPSAFFIIGMLIWGLRVLKPAQVEKD
- the nqrE gene encoding NADH:ubiquinone reductase (Na(+)-transporting) subunit E encodes the protein MEHYISLFVKAIFIENMALAFFLGMCTFLAVSKNVKTAFGLGIAVTVVLGISVPANNLVYNLVLRDGAIAEGVDLSFLNFITFIGVIAALVQILEMILDRYFPSLYNALGIFLPLITVNCAIFGGVSFMAQRDYNFSESVVYGFGSGIGWMLAIVLMAAIREKMKYSDIPAGLKGLGITFVTTGLMALGFMSFSGVQL